CCTAATTGAAGTTGATTGCTTTCGGATTCTTACCGATTTCGTTGCATGCAGTGTCATCTTTTATCAGGACACCAGTAATAATTCCATTGAGATTTAGACAAGAAATTGAAAGAGTACTCCAGAAAGCTGTTGAACTCATGAACTTGCATAGGATACCATGTGCTAGAAAACAATCCAATAAGAAATTCTTATGGATCTAactttttgttcattttcattttttgttaagattttgCTAGAGAAGTTGACTTTCTAAGGGGCAAGATGCATGCATTTCTAATCCATTTCCATTTGTCCCGTCTTGTCCATCATACCAGACGCCCCCAAAGAAATCATATCACTTGATAGAGTAGGGAACAAATTCATACTCTAGATTGCTACGACTTATTATTTTCAAGCTGATGAAGAAAAGTTTTGGTTTCTTGCAGACATCGTAGAATGTTTGTCCAAATGGTGCTGTTAAGATTTTGagaaatgatttgaaaactCTTCTTGTAGGTACACAATGGTTCAATGTCTGAATTTCTGAAGTTCTACTATCATTTGCTTATGTCTGCGTTCTTTTATTGCAGGGGATACTCATCTGGCCATGTTTCTTGTCTCGAAGCTTGCCACTGTCGAAGCTCCCAGCAAACCAGAAGAGTCTCCAAGACAAGTAGAGACTGATGATAGCTCAAATGAGAGCAATGAAACCTCAAGTTAAAAATCATACTTGTATTTGTAAGAGAAATATAGTTGGTGAATGACCAAGAGAAGATTTCAATCCTATAAATCGTGTTTGTTTCCAATTTTCTTctccaattctttttttaattaataaaaatgaaaaaataataattaaagaaggTGTATTTTCCATTAGGAACTTTTTAGAAACTATAAGGGACACTAATTGCACATGTCAAAATATAAGGATGAGAAAGGAACATTTGTGAATCTATAGGGCTACATCTCAAATTCAACGCCGAGGAACTATGATCATCTGCAGCAAGGACTCCTAAAAATCTCATGCACCCatataaataccaaacacaGCCTCCGTGAACCAGTCCCGGTTCCTAAATCTAACCACCGGCCATTTTTTTCCTAAGAGGGAAAGAGAAAGGCAAAAGCTTTCCCCTTGGAAGCAAAAACCCTCCCCTCATTCGTACCCAAAATGGAAAATTTACAGTCGCATAGGGCTGAAATGATAGGCATAGCTGTGGCTCTTGTTGCCATTGGTGCTAGCACTGCTTTTTATTTCTACATCACCAAGAAACCTaaaggtatatttttttttgtattttggtaTCTGGGTATTTGTAATTTTTGCTTATTGTTTATGAAGTTTGAagcttctttattctttttcttttccttttccttttgtggggtttaattattatttgttaataatgCCCAAGTTTTCGAATTTATTAGctgtttgattaattttgatgCAAAATGAGAGGATTCATTTGTTGGAATTGGAGCTTGATTAGAATTATTACCAATCTGAGCTTCTTTTGATTGGCAAATGGAGAATTGGTTTTCATGGTTATGGAGCCAAAGCTTATAGCTTCGAGGATATAAATCAGGATTTGTGCAGATTGATTGATGGCTTGACATGTTTTTGATAGGCTGCTTGGACCCTGAAAATTTTAAGGAATTTAAACTTGTTAAGAGAACCGAACTCAGTCATAATGTGGCTAAGTTTAAATTTGCTCTTCCCAAGCCGAATTCAGTATTGGGACTGCCAATTGGACAACATATGAGTTGCAGGTTTGGTTTAtggtttgcctttttttgtgatGGGTGAAATCCctttttttgctttatatgagcTGATTCCACGAATGACTTAATCAAACCTTTTGATTAACAGAGGAAAGGATAGTGCTGGTGAAGAAGTTATCAAGCCGTATACTCCAACAACTTTGGATTCTGATCTTGGGTGCTTTGAACTAGTTATAAAGGTGGATTGATTCTATACTGTACTGTTTGCATTTCGTTATGATATAGCACAATCCTATTTTGGTTTGTCatcctgtttttgttttttcatgtaaatAGATGTATCCACAAGGTAGAATGTCCCACCACTTCCGTGAAATGCGTGAAGGTGATTACTTGGCTGTTAAGGGGCCTAAGGTAAAGCTATTTCATTTCCTCAGTTGCATTTCTTTGCCTTAAAATTTCTGACATTTCCTagttagttttttaaatcaatctgGGATTTGTTAGGcgagtttgagtttttttctgtagaaaatttgattttccatTTTGAGCAGCAACATATATATGGTTCCCGTTCTTACCATTGCTCTTTGCTTTGGTTAATTGGTTGGGTTTCTTCACAACCAATTAGCTATAAACCTTGCAGTACTCAGAACTTGCTTGTCAGAAACTATAGTTTGATTTTACCATGGAAATTTGATTTTCCATTTCGAGGCACAACTTTTTGTACCATAAATACATGGTTCCTCCCATTGCTTTGCTTGAATGGATGGGTTTCTTCTCAACCAATTAACCCTATAAACCTTGTCACTTATCAGAATCATATCACATTTTACTTCTTTTCAGAAACTTTATCACAAGTGCTTTTCATTGAtgtactaaaataatttttctagggGCGCTTCAAGTATCAACCTAACCAAGTCAGAGCTTTTGGAATGATTGCTGGAGGCACTGGAATCACTCCCATGTTCCAAGTacatattaaaaacaatctCGTATTTTGCGACAGAACAAATTATTAATCTGATTTACTGactacttttctttcttctttggttTCTTAGGTTACTAGAGCCATATTAGAAAACCCAAATGACAAAACCAACATACATCTTATTTATGCCAATGTCACATATGAGGACATTCTTTTGAAGGTAAATCTCCCTTTCCCTCTCTCCCTTCTTTGGTTGATGTATTAAAAAAGCATAACTCCACTCTGTTTGCATGTTTGCAGGAAGAGATTGATAATCTTGCAACCACTTTTCCTAACCGATTTAAGGTCTACTATGTTTTGAATCaggtattatttttatttctttccatctcttaattttgtcttttcaatctctctctctcttttaatttctaccCCTTTAAGTTGCATACTTCTTTGattccaatttatttattgaaaagctTGCTTTTCTGTTATCTTCACTGAGTTGAAGAATGAAACTTGTTATCCATACGTTGAAAGGAAGATGCATATCTCAAGAAGACTgctaataaaacaaaactaatacTGAAAAGGGAAATTTAGCTTCTATTTGCATTTTATATGGATAGTAAAAAAGGAAACCAGGTTACTAATGCAGTTTTCCAGATGTTCCATAAATGGTTAATGCATTCGTTTTCAGTGTGAGAATTCCCTAAATCTCACCAAAATGCATGATTTGTTGGTTTCATGATCTGCAAATGCTTGTTTatgttaatttcaaaattttatgttcAGCCACCAGAAGGATGGGAGGGTGGCATTGGATTCATATCCAAGGAAATGATTCAGTCACACTGCCCCCCACCAGCTGCAGATGTTCAGGTAAATGTTTGAATGTGCAACCTCCACCCCCTGCCCACCGCTCCATTGACACT
The DNA window shown above is from Populus trichocarpa isolate Nisqually-1 chromosome 4, P.trichocarpa_v4.1, whole genome shotgun sequence and carries:
- the LOC18098045 gene encoding NADH--cytochrome b5 reductase 1; the encoded protein is MENLQSHRAEMIGIAVALVAIGASTAFYFYITKKPKGCLDPENFKEFKLVKRTELSHNVAKFKFALPKPNSVLGLPIGQHMSCRGKDSAGEEVIKPYTPTTLDSDLGCFELVIKMYPQGRMSHHFREMREGDYLAVKGPKGRFKYQPNQVRAFGMIAGGTGITPMFQVTRAILENPNDKTNIHLIYANVTYEDILLKEEIDNLATTFPNRFKVYYVLNQPPEGWEGGIGFISKEMIQSHCPPPAADVQILRCGPPPMNKAMASNLNDLGYAAQMQFQF